Proteins from a single region of Desulfobacter postgatei 2ac9:
- a CDS encoding rhodanese-like domain-containing protein, whose amino-acid sequence MRIGIDIKQLYRVIWQGPVILLAAVILSLLSNAIRPTSLPLVADWSVQGRMTTERGEPLSIELSAAKHLFEKKAAVFIDARDSIQYGEGHIQGARNLPWHNVDDLFMSVMQDISHDTPIITYCDGETCNLSHDLALFLKDMGFAHVNVLVNGWTLWIENGLPTQEGE is encoded by the coding sequence GTGAGAATCGGTATTGATATAAAACAACTCTATCGGGTGATTTGGCAAGGACCGGTGATTTTGCTGGCAGCCGTTATACTTAGCCTGCTTTCCAATGCAATCAGACCGACCTCCTTGCCGCTTGTCGCTGACTGGTCTGTCCAGGGACGTATGACGACCGAAAGGGGAGAACCTCTCTCCATCGAACTTTCGGCAGCTAAACATCTTTTTGAAAAGAAGGCGGCTGTATTTATTGATGCCCGTGATTCTATCCAGTATGGGGAGGGGCATATCCAGGGGGCGCGCAACCTGCCATGGCACAATGTTGATGACCTGTTTATGAGTGTTATGCAGGATATTTCCCATGATACACCGATTATTACCTATTGCGACGGAGAGACCTGCAACTTAAGCCACGATCTTGCCCTGTTTCTGAAAGATATGGGATTTGCCCATGTCAACGTGCTGGTGAACGGGTGGACACTATGGATAGAAAACGGTCTTCCCACCCAGGAGGGGGAGTGA
- a CDS encoding cation diffusion facilitator family transporter, which translates to MIHKEDKGCEHISVSEKEFFKTAPHNEAGHSEQCSGHHHHVDVEETSGTRLLITLGLNLIIPVIQVIAGMFAHSMALVSDATHNFSDFTALLLSYIAYRIGRKGPTLQNTFGYRRAEIMAALLNVIILVGACLFILYGAIQRFLSPEVVSGKIIIWAAMVGIVGNGFSAWLLHRDAKHNLNVKGAFLHMLGDFLTSVVVMISGIVMFYKPWYWLDPVLSVFIAVFILKNCWDIFKSSTKILMNATPSDIDLEAVHEALVSIDGIKSAHYLHAWPVSSSGIYFSCHLVVKDQMLTEIEKLSKSIRHMIFHKFGIDHPVLQFETELCGGGTLLCETFAAKTKGKKVDQQNRISINKGNNGSNDQPKAKIGPKTYGYLYHIARMVLGVIFIYASLDKIIHPQAFAQAVFNYQLLPDSFINLTALILPWLELILGCCLIFNRWMPGTSVISITLLTLFMAAILFNLSRGLDISCGCFSTNPEEGSMNRLTLIRDASFLIPAIYLVFMSLFKNNGKN; encoded by the coding sequence ATGATACATAAAGAGGACAAAGGCTGTGAGCATATAAGTGTAAGTGAAAAAGAGTTTTTTAAAACGGCTCCCCACAACGAGGCCGGCCATTCAGAACAATGCTCAGGCCATCATCACCATGTTGATGTTGAAGAAACCAGTGGGACCAGGCTGCTGATTACCTTAGGTTTAAATCTAATCATCCCGGTGATTCAGGTTATTGCCGGAATGTTTGCCCACAGTATGGCTCTGGTTTCTGATGCCACACACAATTTCAGCGATTTCACAGCACTCCTTCTCTCTTATATTGCTTATAGAATCGGCCGCAAAGGACCAACTCTGCAGAACACATTCGGGTATCGCCGGGCTGAAATTATGGCGGCATTGCTGAATGTCATCATCCTGGTAGGTGCCTGCCTCTTTATTTTATATGGCGCAATCCAAAGGTTTTTATCTCCTGAAGTCGTGTCAGGAAAAATAATCATATGGGCTGCAATGGTCGGCATTGTGGGAAATGGTTTTTCCGCATGGCTTCTCCACCGGGATGCAAAACACAATTTGAATGTAAAAGGTGCCTTTCTGCACATGCTGGGAGATTTTTTAACCTCTGTCGTTGTGATGATCAGTGGCATTGTGATGTTTTATAAACCCTGGTATTGGCTTGATCCGGTGTTATCTGTATTTATCGCCGTTTTCATTCTCAAGAACTGTTGGGACATTTTTAAATCGTCAACAAAAATTTTGATGAACGCCACCCCGTCCGACATTGACTTAGAGGCTGTTCATGAAGCCCTTGTCAGCATTGATGGAATTAAAAGTGCCCATTACCTTCATGCCTGGCCCGTCAGTTCATCGGGAATCTACTTTTCCTGCCACCTGGTTGTTAAGGACCAGATGCTTACGGAAATAGAGAAATTATCCAAAAGTATCCGCCACATGATTTTTCACAAATTCGGCATTGATCATCCGGTGCTGCAGTTTGAGACTGAACTCTGCGGGGGCGGAACACTGCTGTGTGAGACGTTTGCTGCCAAAACAAAGGGGAAAAAAGTGGATCAGCAGAACCGAATCAGCATAAATAAAGGGAACAACGGTTCCAATGATCAGCCAAAGGCGAAAATAGGCCCAAAGACCTATGGATATTTATATCATATAGCAAGAATGGTACTTGGCGTTATTTTTATCTATGCGAGTTTGGATAAAATTATCCATCCACAGGCCTTTGCCCAGGCAGTATTCAACTATCAGCTCCTGCCAGATTCATTTATCAACCTGACGGCACTCATACTTCCATGGCTTGAGCTTATTTTGGGCTGCTGCCTGATTTTCAACCGATGGATGCCCGGAACTTCAGTTATTTCAATAACGCTGCTGACACTCTTTATGGCTGCAATCCTGTTTAATCTTTCCCGGGGACTGGATATCAGCTGCGGTTGCTTTTCAACAAACCCAGAGGAAGGCTCAATGAATCGCCTCACCCTGATCCGGGATGCGTCCTTCCTGATACCGGCCATTTATCTTGTATTTATGAGCCTTTTTAAAAATAATGGAAAAAATTAA
- a CDS encoding rhodanese-like domain-containing protein: MSDLNSLLKDMDFKFLSSGEHGMTIEGMRKVLGNDHFVFLDVRTDEEVKYLSFPFALHIPMNELPDRLGEVPKDKFIIPFCSSVFRGALVYIYLRANGYEEVKGLTASSEDMAATFKPGPLAKM, translated from the coding sequence ATGAGTGATCTGAATTCGTTATTAAAAGATATGGATTTTAAATTTTTAAGTTCCGGCGAACACGGCATGACTATCGAAGGAATGCGTAAGGTGCTTGGCAACGATCATTTTGTATTTCTTGATGTCCGGACAGATGAGGAGGTGAAATATCTCTCTTTTCCCTTTGCCCTGCATATTCCAATGAATGAACTTCCAGACAGGCTTGGCGAGGTACCGAAAGACAAATTCATTATTCCATTCTGTTCTTCGGTATTCCGAGGGGCTTTGGTATATATTTACCTGAGGGCCAATGGATATGAGGAAGTAAAGGGGCTTACAGCATCTTCAGAGGATATGGCTGCGACCTTCAAACCCGGCCCCCTGGCTAAGATGTAA
- a CDS encoding sulfite exporter TauE/SafE family protein, translating to MASNILIISLLSFVLSFIFALGGVGAAVILIPALSWVGVPFNLARPTGLFVNCVSMLGATWSNFREKKLDVKLGLPIIASSIVMAPVGAWAGHFLPTQTLLLSFIVFLFFSGSMMIFFKGSKYADQYREDRPLAGPLCVGTLAGIVSGLLGVGGGGIISPLMLVQGFNPKKVAMVTALSVPFSSFSAFITYAAMGSVSSKILIFAGLAGWFGGYLGTKVMQKKMKPQSVKRLLGGVLILIGIKSLWSMGLTGILQNMGEIKAYLRS from the coding sequence ATGGCATCTAATATTCTAATCATCAGTCTGCTTTCATTTGTATTGAGTTTTATTTTTGCTCTGGGAGGTGTCGGAGCTGCCGTTATTCTTATTCCCGCTCTGTCCTGGGTTGGTGTCCCCTTTAATCTTGCCCGTCCCACCGGGCTTTTTGTCAATTGTGTGAGTATGCTCGGGGCGACGTGGTCTAATTTCAGGGAAAAAAAACTTGACGTGAAATTAGGTCTTCCAATTATTGCATCGTCAATTGTCATGGCCCCGGTGGGAGCCTGGGCCGGTCACTTTCTACCCACCCAGACCCTGCTTTTATCTTTTATCGTTTTTTTGTTCTTTTCCGGGTCTATGATGATATTTTTTAAAGGCTCAAAATATGCAGATCAGTACCGGGAAGATCGTCCCCTTGCAGGCCCCCTTTGTGTTGGTACACTGGCCGGAATTGTATCAGGGCTTCTTGGCGTTGGCGGAGGTGGAATCATTTCTCCCCTGATGCTGGTCCAGGGCTTTAACCCCAAAAAAGTGGCCATGGTGACTGCCCTTTCAGTACCATTTTCATCTTTCTCTGCGTTTATCACCTACGCTGCCATGGGATCGGTGTCCAGCAAAATACTTATTTTTGCAGGGCTGGCTGGCTGGTTTGGAGGGTATCTTGGTACCAAAGTGATGCAAAAAAAGATGAAGCCACAAAGTGTTAAACGCCTATTAGGCGGTGTCCTAATACTTATTGGAATTAAATCTTTATGGTCTATGGGTTTAACCGGTATTTTGCAAAATATGGGAGAGATTAAAGCATATTTAAGATCTTAA
- a CDS encoding PEP-CTERM sorting domain-containing protein: MGWNLTLGNERYTATVDFVLNHTAPTSGFYLVHRDPDSEYSIYLSSELTIVPEPGTLLLMGCGLAGLALFGRRQNWTDKKNS; encoded by the coding sequence ATGGGCTGGAACTTAACCCTGGGGAATGAACGCTATACCGCAACGGTTGATTTTGTTTTGAATCATACGGCACCAACTTCGGGTTTCTACCTTGTTCACAGGGATCCAGATAGTGAGTACAGCATTTATCTTTCCAGCGAGTTGACCATTGTCCCGGAACCTGGGACTTTATTGCTCATGGGGTGTGGTTTAGCTGGTCTGGCGCTGTTTGGCAGGCGGCAAAACTGGACAGACAAAAAGAACAGCTGA
- a CDS encoding ribonuclease catalytic domain-containing protein → MQSLFVAFDFNTPSCYCPFMNIGNIVEYIDQQKIISAVILSEAKGKLRLLNENSREVSFSEKRLAHISETGLDTGLSKTTLVTHLKKITETRKKLSESIDIRGLWEILHDDPQEIDISTMTLFCFDPPLTPDHEAAVIRAFFNDRLYFKFNKIIFLPFTEAQMEAKKRQIREEERRNSLITKGSAWLVRLRDQDHVSEEQDPILLKILKDYYIFGNEAEKSFLAKEIIKKAGLSSPDRIFELFVKARIWDADENLDLISLQIPTTFSPKVMQTADYLCKTAPLVFDDPKRKDLTNLPLITIDGQSTQDYDDAISLETTENGYRLGIHIIDVGAYIRNGDTIDMAARERASSIYMPDDKLPMIPPSLSEDLCSLKEGQLRPGVSTLVHMNRFFEIQDYQIVPSVIKVHQQMSYTEANIVNGKNDPITTLYKMATVLRDKRLKAGAIQITLPEVNVWLDENKNINYTKVDRENPSRMLVSEMMILANTLMAEFLKNNDMPGVFRSQAQPKQRIFKGIETQLMPNFLQRKQLSRAVITTHAEPHAGLGVPAYVTATSPIRRYHDLLTQRQIKAIFGIGTPYSSRELDDILAAISVAVSNTGRIQAARKRYWLIKYLQDLRGESFEGLVLDAYRDHYNVLLKEFMLESRLPASGLKLKSGDQIQVTIQHADARRGQLTLFAV, encoded by the coding sequence GTGCAGTCTTTGTTTGTCGCATTTGACTTTAATACACCTTCCTGTTATTGTCCCTTCATGAATATTGGCAACATTGTTGAATATATAGACCAGCAAAAAATTATATCTGCGGTTATTTTAAGTGAAGCAAAAGGAAAACTTCGGCTGCTTAATGAGAACAGCCGGGAAGTGAGCTTTTCCGAAAAACGGCTGGCACATATTTCCGAGACCGGGCTGGATACGGGACTTTCCAAAACAACCTTGGTCACGCACCTCAAAAAAATAACTGAAACCCGCAAAAAATTGTCAGAGTCTATAGATATAAGGGGGTTATGGGAAATTCTTCATGATGACCCCCAGGAAATTGATATTTCCACCATGACCTTATTCTGTTTTGATCCGCCGTTGACACCGGACCATGAAGCTGCAGTTATCCGGGCTTTTTTTAATGACCGCCTCTATTTCAAATTTAACAAAATAATTTTTTTGCCTTTCACGGAAGCCCAGATGGAAGCAAAGAAACGGCAGATCCGGGAAGAAGAACGAAGGAATTCCCTGATCACAAAAGGGTCAGCCTGGCTGGTTCGACTCCGGGACCAGGATCATGTCAGTGAAGAGCAAGACCCGATTCTCCTAAAAATTTTAAAAGATTATTATATTTTCGGTAATGAAGCTGAAAAATCCTTTTTAGCAAAGGAAATCATCAAAAAAGCAGGTTTAAGTTCCCCGGACCGGATATTTGAGCTTTTTGTAAAAGCCCGCATCTGGGATGCGGATGAAAACCTGGACCTTATATCTCTGCAAATTCCCACTACATTCTCACCCAAGGTGATGCAGACCGCAGATTATCTGTGCAAAACAGCCCCCTTGGTATTTGACGATCCCAAACGCAAGGATCTGACAAATCTGCCATTAATTACCATTGACGGCCAGTCCACCCAGGATTATGACGACGCCATCAGCCTTGAAACAACGGAAAACGGTTATCGGCTTGGCATTCATATTATTGATGTCGGGGCCTACATCCGCAATGGAGATACCATTGATATGGCCGCCCGGGAGCGAGCCTCGTCCATATACATGCCCGACGACAAACTGCCCATGATACCACCCAGCCTGTCCGAAGATCTGTGCAGTCTCAAGGAAGGCCAATTGCGACCAGGGGTTTCAACCCTTGTACATATGAACCGTTTTTTTGAAATCCAGGACTATCAAATCGTTCCATCGGTGATCAAAGTCCACCAGCAGATGAGCTATACCGAGGCCAATATTGTAAACGGTAAAAATGATCCCATTACCACACTTTACAAAATGGCAACCGTACTGCGTGATAAACGCCTCAAGGCCGGGGCTATCCAAATCACCTTGCCCGAGGTCAATGTATGGCTGGATGAAAACAAAAATATCAATTATACAAAAGTGGATCGGGAGAATCCATCACGGATGCTGGTCTCAGAGATGATGATTCTGGCCAATACCCTGATGGCTGAGTTTTTAAAAAATAATGACATGCCTGGGGTATTCCGGTCCCAGGCACAACCCAAACAGCGTATTTTCAAGGGTATTGAAACGCAGTTAATGCCCAATTTCCTCCAACGCAAGCAGTTAAGCCGGGCGGTTATCACCACCCATGCCGAGCCCCATGCAGGCCTTGGGGTGCCGGCTTATGTTACGGCCACCTCCCCCATCAGGCGCTACCATGACCTGCTTACCCAGCGCCAAATCAAGGCAATATTCGGTATAGGCACACCCTACTCATCCCGTGAGCTTGACGATATCCTTGCCGCCATTTCCGTGGCTGTATCCAATACAGGACGCATCCAGGCTGCCCGTAAACGCTATTGGCTGATCAAATACCTGCAGGATTTAAGGGGAGAAAGCTTTGAAGGACTGGTGCTGGATGCATACAGGGACCATTACAACGTCCTGCTCAAGGAGTTCATGCTTGAATCCAGGCTGCCGGCATCCGGGCTGAAACTCAAATCAGGGGATCAGATTCAGGTAACGATTCAGCATGCCGATGCACGGCGCGGTCAGTTGACCTTATTTGCTGTTTGA
- a CDS encoding Smr/MutS family protein — translation MAKKNTRKNKQKLKRKNDLPKLASDKDFIDAFLAHGEEVLKEKQEKIKKPVESSKNLNKHGLPFLDDYESWMNKNIDPHTPSAENTAEIEPEVPEQEVAFSTLLEVWLKQNPLSSHAPKPMPLKRRLKRYPPPEADLDLHGFTAIGAQVKTRSFISGAHVQGFFTLRIIVGKGLHSESGPVLPHVVEDLLKEMKKEDIVLSYKWEGGKRSKFGALLVYLKRFTD, via the coding sequence ATGGCGAAGAAAAATACCAGGAAAAATAAACAAAAATTAAAGCGTAAAAATGATCTGCCTAAGCTGGCATCCGACAAAGATTTTATTGATGCTTTTTTAGCGCATGGCGAAGAGGTATTAAAAGAAAAACAGGAAAAGATCAAAAAACCCGTTGAATCCTCCAAGAACTTAAATAAACATGGCCTTCCCTTTCTGGATGATTATGAAAGTTGGATGAATAAAAATATTGATCCTCATACGCCATCTGCTGAGAATACAGCAGAAATAGAACCGGAAGTGCCTGAACAAGAAGTCGCGTTTTCAACGCTACTGGAAGTCTGGCTGAAACAGAACCCTCTTTCCAGTCATGCGCCTAAGCCTATGCCCTTGAAACGAAGACTCAAGCGCTATCCCCCACCCGAAGCAGATCTTGACCTCCATGGGTTTACAGCTATAGGAGCACAGGTTAAGACGCGATCTTTTATTTCAGGTGCCCATGTTCAGGGTTTTTTTACCCTCCGCATTATTGTGGGCAAGGGGCTTCACTCAGAAAGCGGCCCCGTGCTTCCCCATGTGGTGGAGGATCTGTTAAAGGAGATGAAAAAGGAAGATATTGTTCTATCATATAAATGGGAGGGTGGAAAAAGATCAAAATTCGGTGCTTTACTGGTTTATCTTAAGCGTTTTACTGATTAA